The following coding sequences are from one Schizosaccharomyces osmophilus chromosome 1, complete sequence window:
- the ort1 gene encoding mitochondrial carrier, ornithine Ort1: MKSMEDNSSIQVHSPRNTFSAAVFSSAVSNIVGFPLDSIKVRQQTYHFPTIRSCFQNAIQHEGWRGLYRGFTLPLISATMSRSISFTLYDSFKHSLENTTPSVRYFLSGLGTGSLISMFACPFEYSKLYSQIHALLRKQDVQKNINKPYKPSQRPLSSFRSASDIVRRYGFFSLWNGYRYHLARDAFGSACYFTIYETFKGFLISNHITPSFAYAFSGAFCGALSWVLVFPIDTAKSIVQKNTLLSVKTPLSSIPWLSFSIYRGIGISLMRSALINSCNFTLFEALRDVSFFQ; this comes from the coding sequence ATGAAATCTATGGAAGATAATTCCTCCATACAAGTTCATTCTCCAAGAAATACGTTTTCTGCGGCTGTATTTTCGTCTGCAGTAAGCAATATTGTCGGATTCCCGTTAGACTCTATAAAAGTTCGCCAACAGACATACCACTTTCCTACAATACGATCTTGTTTTCAGAATGCTATTCAACATGAAGGTTGGCGTGGCCTGTATAGAGGGTTTACACTTCCTCTAATTTCAGCAACAATGTCGcgttcaatttcatttacTTTATATGACTCATTTAAGCATTCGCTCGAAAATACAACGCCGTCTGTGCGTTACTTTTTGTCCGGTTTGGGTACGGGATCTTTAATTTCAATGTTTGCATGCCCCTTTGAATATTCCAAGCTATATTCCCAAATACATGCTCTTTTACGGAAACAAGATGTacagaaaaatataaataaaccGTATAAACCTTCACAGAGGCCGCTCTCTTCATTCCGAAGTGCTAGTGATATTGTACGCCGGTACGgatttttctctttatgGAACGGTTATCGGTATCATTTGGCACGGGATGCATTTGGTTCTGCTTGCTACTTCACTATTTATGAGACCTTTAAAGggtttttgatttcaaatCACATTACTCCTAGTTTTGCATATGCTTTTTCGGGCGCTTTTTGTGGTGCTTTATCTTgggttttggtttttccCATTGACACTGCTAAATCTATTGTACAGAAGAATACACTTCTTTCCGTGAAAACGCCTCTCTCTTCTATTCCTTGGCTCTCGTTTTCTATATATCGCGGAATCGGTATTTCGCTTATGCGAAGCGCTTTAATCAATTCTTGCAATTTTACTCTTTTCGAGGCATTGCGTGATgtctctttctttcaataG
- the atp14 gene encoding F1-FO ATP synthase subunit H — translation MTMSTVLKCFSRGYATTAPRATDSLQNLYISALKSYKPKATPPAAAVEAKEWVLPAAPTAPNYDLDVSSALDSYKYEGETIAAKSSQEGESMDFMEMYTKDEVAPAAEH, via the exons ATGACTATGAGCACGGTTCTT aaatgtttttctCGTGGTTACGCTACGACCGCTCCTCGCGCTACGG AttctcttcaaaatctttacATTTCTGCTTTGA AATCTTACAAACCCAAAGCTACACCTCCTGCTGCTGCTGTTGAAGCTAAGGAATGGGTCTTACCTGCTGCTCCTACTGCTCCCAATTATGATCTCGACGTTTCCTCTGCTTTGGATTCCTACAAGTACGAGGGTGAAACCATCGCTGCCAAGTCATCCCAGGAAGGTGAAAGCATGGACTTTATGGAAATG TATACAAAGGATGAAGTAGCTCCCGCCGCCGAGCATTAA